Proteins from a genomic interval of Musa acuminata AAA Group cultivar baxijiao chromosome BXJ1-9, Cavendish_Baxijiao_AAA, whole genome shotgun sequence:
- the LOC135593301 gene encoding L-ascorbate oxidase homolog translates to MRRGREEGEALLLAPLLVFIAFLGLTAVGAEDPYIYFTWKVTYGTISPLGIPQQAILINGEFPGPNINSTTNNNIVVNVFNNLDEPFLFTWNGIQQRKNSWQDGTAGSNCPVPPGQNYTYHFQVKDQIGSFVYFPSLGMHRAAGGFGGLRVNSRLLIPVPFADPADDYTVLIGDWYTKSHKILTKLLDSGRTIGRPAGVLINGRSGKDSAGKDDPPLFTMEAGKTYRYRICNVGMKVTLNFRMQSHSMKLVEMDGSHTMQNVYESLDIHVGQCLSALVEATQAPKDYYMVASSRFTKYTLTASGLIRYAGSNTPPSQDLPAAPVGWAWSFNQWRSFRWNLTASAARPNPQGSYHYGSIDITRTIKLVNSVGHVNGKRRYALNAVSHQDTATPLKLAEYFGIADKVFKYNIIGDDPPASTAPIKIAPNVMNATFRNFIEIIFENPERSMQAYHLDGYSFFPVGMGHGKWTPQSRKTYNLLDTVSRHTIQVYQRSWSAIMLTFDNAGMWNLRSEHWERRYLGQQLYISVLSPARSLRDEYNMPEKALICGDVVNLPRPPSYV, encoded by the exons ATGAGGAGAGGAAGGGAGGAGGGGGAGGCTCTGCTGCTGGCGCCGCTCCTGGTGTTCATCGCGTTCCTCGGCCTCACGGCCGTCGGCGCCGAGGATCCCTACATCTACTTCACGTGGAAAGTCACCTACGGCACCATCTCCCCCCTGGGCATCCCTCAGCAGGCCATTCTCATCAACGGAGAGTTCCCCGGCCCCAATATCAACTCCACCACCAACAACAACATCGTCGTCAACGTCTTCAACAACCTGGATGAGCCCTTCCTCTTCACCTG GAATGGGATCCAGCAGAGGAAGAACTCGTGGCAGGACGGCACGGCGGGCAGCAACTGCCCCGTCCCGCCGGGTCAAAACTACACCTACCACTTCCAGGTGAAGGACCAGATCGGCAGCTTCGTCTACTTCCCCAGCCTGGGCATGCATCGGGCCGCCGGCGGCTTCGGCGGCCTCCGCGTCAATAGCCGCCTCCTCATCCCCGTCCCCTTCGCTGACCCCGCCGACGACTACACCGTCCTCATCGGCGACTGGTACACCAAGAGCCACAAGATCCTCACCAAGCTCCTCGACTCCGGCCGCACCATCGGTCGCCCCGCTGGCGTCCTCATCAACGGCCGCTCCGGCAAGGACTCTGCCGGCAAGGACGATCCCCCGCTCTTCACCATGGAGGCCGGCAAGACCTACCGCTACCGCATCTGCAACGTCGGCATGAAGGTGACGCTCAACTTCCGCATGCAGTCCCACTCCATGAAGCTCGTCGAGATGGACGGCTCCCACACCATGCAGAACGTGTACGAATCCCTCGACATCCACGTCGGGCAGTGCCTCTCTGCGCTCGTCGAGGCTACCCAGGCGCCCAAGGACTACTACATGGTCGCCTCCTCCCGCTTCACCAAGTACACGCTGACGGCGTCCGGCCTGATCCGGTACGCCGGCTCCAACACTCCGCCGTCGCAGGACCTTCCCGCGGCGCCCGTCGGCTGGGCCTGGTCGTTCAACCAGTGGCGGTCCTTCCGGTGGAACCTCACCGCCAGTGCCGCCCGCCCCAACCCGCAGGGCTCCTACCACTACGGCAGCATCGACATCACTCGCACTATCAAGCTCGTCAACTCGGTGGGGCACGTCAACGGGAAGCGGCGCTACGCGCTCAACGCCGTGTCGCACCAGGACACTGCCACGCCGCTCAAGCTCGCCGAGTACTTCGGCATCGCCGACAAGGTGTTCAAGTACAACATCATCGGCGACGACCCGCCCGCCTCCACCGCCCCCATCAAGATTGCGCCCAACGTCATGAACGCCACCTTCCGGAACTTCATCGAGATCATCTTCGAGAACCCCGAGCGGAGCATGCAAGCCTACCATTTAGACGGCTACTCCTTCTTCCCCGTCGG AATGGGACACGGGAAGTGGACGCCGCAGAGCCGGAAAACCTACAACCTTCTCGACACGGTGAGCCGGCACACGATCCAGGTGTACCAGCGGTCGTGGTCGGCGATCATGCTGACGTTCGACAACGCCGGCATGTGGAACCTGCGGTCGGAGCACTGGGAGAGGCGTTACTTGGGGCAGCAGCTCTACATCAGCGTGTTGTCGCCGGCGAGGTCCTTGAGGGACGAGTACAACATGCCGGAAAAGGCGCTGATCTGTGGCGACGTCGTCAATCTCCCGAGGCCGCCGTCCTACGTTTGA